A stretch of the Rhinoderma darwinii isolate aRhiDar2 chromosome 3, aRhiDar2.hap1, whole genome shotgun sequence genome encodes the following:
- the LOC142750789 gene encoding olfactory receptor 6C4-like: MLQRKTWRIIYSLDDWVFIIFNYIQVGTGTGSPQVPPIVGITDNRAQLHELLALIFLGGSSISSLDIPFILPSLRMSLGQNLSSVDEFFIVGFQSPHSFRILLFIVLLVIYMMILAGNFLVITLVSITPCLHNPMYIFLSQLSLSDVILTSTICPYTLIVILHDGSTISKVGCITQLFTFSMSMITECLLLTVMSYDRYVAICKPMHYLTIISFTFCLQLISFCWASGFLLTGIVTILISKLDFCGSNVVINHFFCDYGPLLQLSCSDTSLLEMIILVISTHETSIETVFIFTTYVCIVRSILAISTTTGKKKAFSTCTSHLTVVCICFGSLVAIYVSPSGKQQFSMNKMLSLLYTVVTPLLNPIIYSLKNHEIRITIIKSFIRLRENLTNK; encoded by the exons ATGCTGCAGAGGAAAACATGGAGGATTATCTACAGCCTGGATGACTGGG tatTCATTATCTTCAATTACATACAG GTTGGCACTGGTACGGGTTCTCCTCAGGTGCCTCCTATAGTTGGGATAACTGATAACCGGGCTCAGCTACATGAACTTCTGGCTCTCATATTTCTTGGAGGCTCATCCATATCTTCCCTTGACATTCCCTTTATTTTACCCTCCTTAAGGATGAGTCTGGGACAGAACCTATCATCAGTCGATGAGTTCTTCATTGTTGGCTTCCAGAGTCCACATAGTTTCAGGATTTTACTCTTTATAGTTCTTCTTGTGATCTACATGATGATCTTAGCTGGAAACTTTCTGGTCATCACACTGGTGTCCATCACACCTTGTCTCCATAACCCCATGTACATTTTCCTCAGCCAGCTGTCCCTTTCAGATGTCATCCTCACCTCAACAATTTGCCCATACACACTTATTGTCATTTTACATGATGGCTCCACCATTTCGAAGGTCGGCTGCATAACCCAACTTTTTACCTTTTCGATGTCCATGATCACCGAATGTCTTCTTCTAACCGTGATGTCTTATGACAGATATGTCGCCATCTGTAAACCTATGCATTACCTTACTATCATCAGTTTTACATTTTGTCTTCAGTTGATTTCATTCTGTTGggcttcaggttttcttctaaccGGAATAGTCACCATCTTGATCTCCAAACTTGACTTCTGTGGCTCCAATGTTGTTATTAACCATTTCTTCTGTGACTATGGACCTCTTTTACAACTCTCCTGCTCGGACACATCTCTACTTGAAATGATAATACTCGTAATAAGCACCCATGAAACTTCCATTGAAACCGTGTTTATCTTTACAACATACGTCTGCATTGTTCGCTCTATACTGGCAATTTCAACCACCACCGGTAAGAAGAAAGCCTTCTCCACGTGTACCTCCCATCTGACCGTAGTTTGTATTTGTTTTGGATCACTCGTTGCCATCTACGTGTCTCCATCTGGAAAACAACAATTTAGCATGAACAAAATGTTGTCCCTACTCTACACTGTGGTGACACCGTTATTAAACCCAATCATCTACAGCCTGAAGAACCATGAAATCAGGATCACCATCATAAAAAGCTTCATCAGACTGAGGGAAAACctaacaaataaataa